GCCCCGCGTCCGACGCCGGCGCAGCCGGCACCGAGCACGCGGCCGCCGGAACAGCAACAGCCGCAGGGGCCGGTGTCGCAGCCTACGGGCGCGCGGCGCCCGTAAGGCAACGGTCCGCTCTCGCCTCCCCACCAGGCGATGACGACTTCGGCCAGCACTGACGGTCTCCGCGCCGCGGAGGTCGCAGCGGCCGTGGGCGGCGCGCTGCAGGGTGATCCGGACCTCCGGCTCACCGGCATCGCGCCGCTCGACCGTGCGGGCCCGACGCAGGTGAGCTTCCTGGCGTCGGCCAAGTACGCGAAGGCGCTGGCCAGCAGCGGCGCGGGTGCGGTGCTGGTCTCGCAGGAACTGCTCGCGACTGAAGGTCCCTGCAAGACGCGCATCGTAGTGGCCAAGCCGCACGAGGCCATTCTCGCGCTGATCCCGAAGTTCTATCGCGCGCCGGAGCGCCCGTTCGTTGGCGTGCATCCGACCGCGCAGGTGTCAGCGGATGCCACGGTGGATGCGGATGTGTGCATCGAGGCATACGCCGTGATCGGGGCGGGCGCGAGGCTCGGCAAGGGCTGTTGGATCGGCGCGCACAGCGTGGTCGGCGACGGCGCGCAACTCGGTGCGGGCACGCGGCTCTATCCGCAGGCAACGATCTATCCCGGTGTGGTCGTAGGTGAGCGCTGCGCGTTCCACTCCGGCGCACGCATTGGCAGCGACGGCTTCGGCTACGTGTACCGCGACGGCGCGCACCAGAAGATCCCGCACGTGGGTGGCTGCGTGATCGGCAACGACGTGGAGATCGGCGCGAACACGACCATCGACCGCGGCTCGATCGACCAGACCGTGATCGGCGACGGCACCAAGATCGACAACCTCGTGCACGTGGCGCACAACGTGCGCATCGGGCGACTCTGCCTCCTGGCGGCGCAGGTCGGCATCGCCGGCAGCGTGCACGTGGAGGATGGCGTGATGATGGGCGGCCAGGTCGGCGTGAGTGGCCACCACACCATCGGTGCGCAGGCGATCCTCACGGCACAGGCAGGCGTGTTCTCGGACATCCCCGCTAAGGAGATGTGGGGCGGCTTCCCGGCGCGACCGCAGCGGCAGATGCTGCGCGGGCACGCGGCGGTCTCGAAGCTGCCGGACCTGCTCAGGAAGATCGAGCGGCTACTCGCGGAGACGCGCGACGGGACGAGCGGCGACGAGAGGCCAGGCAAGTGAGCGCACGC
This is a stretch of genomic DNA from Gemmatimonadaceae bacterium. It encodes these proteins:
- the lpxD gene encoding UDP-3-O-(3-hydroxymyristoyl)glucosamine N-acyltransferase, with amino-acid sequence MTTSASTDGLRAAEVAAAVGGALQGDPDLRLTGIAPLDRAGPTQVSFLASAKYAKALASSGAGAVLVSQELLATEGPCKTRIVVAKPHEAILALIPKFYRAPERPFVGVHPTAQVSADATVDADVCIEAYAVIGAGARLGKGCWIGAHSVVGDGAQLGAGTRLYPQATIYPGVVVGERCAFHSGARIGSDGFGYVYRDGAHQKIPHVGGCVIGNDVEIGANTTIDRGSIDQTVIGDGTKIDNLVHVAHNVRIGRLCLLAAQVGIAGSVHVEDGVMMGGQVGVSGHHTIGAQAILTAQAGVFSDIPAKEMWGGFPARPQRQMLRGHAAVSKLPDLLRKIERLLAETRDGTSGDERPGK